A stretch of DNA from Pseudopipra pipra isolate bDixPip1 chromosome 1, bDixPip1.hap1, whole genome shotgun sequence:
CACAGGGAAGTCACCAAAGAGGGGCAAGGAATTGAAGTTAGGTTAAGTGGCATTTGTGTCTTTTAACTGAAATTTAAAACCATATTTGTACATATTTGCTGTTAAGGCTTGGAAACTTATTTTTGTAACAAAAGTGCCTGATTTTCAATATGCCCAGGGAAGAATACTCCTCTATAAGAGGGGTCATGCTGTTACAGCTATTTTTCAGGCAACAGCTACCCTTTACATCATGACACAGGTAATATGGAGTTTAGCAAACGCAGCTAAAAAGCATTacacattcaaaaaaaaaaagaagactgttACCCATCAGCTTTCTAAGGCAAGATGAAAATGAAGACTTTGTGTGACTGGTAGCTGGAGTAATGCCCTATAAAATGATactattcttttttaaattatttgtcttTAGATTAAAgatattttggaagaaaagcagaggagtCTCAATTTTGAAGAAATGGAAGACTGGGCATCAAAAAATACCATTAAAATGAACCCTTTTACAGTAAACAAGATGCCAAATTCTAATTTACCTCTTAGATTTGGAAGGAATTATCCAGAAGAAAGAAGCATTAAACCATTTGCTAATTTGCCCCTGAGATTTGGAAGAGCTTTTGGAGACAACATACCTTATCATGCTCCAAAGGTATCACACAGGCTTGGGAGATCTCCACTTGTTAGAAGTTCCAGTCAATCACTTCTAAATTTGCCACAGAGATTTGGGAAGTCACTGACTGTCAATCAGGAATCTGAACCAGGTAATACTACACAGTGTTCACGCCATATATTAAAATGCATGTTAAATCATAGGTTAGTGATGATCAAATACAGCTAGAATTCCTCAAGGAATATTCCTAAACATTTCAACGTAAGTTCGATTTGCCAAAAGAAAGATTTGCAGTTCATCAAATCAAAAAGTTTCATCAAAAGAATGAATAAAGAATCTCTTCATAAAATCTTTTCTAATGAAAAGTCACCAAATAGCCATATCTGAAAATGTTCATATGACAGGATAATGCTTGCTGCTTTTTTAGATCAGGTTCCATTTTGAAAATTTATAGTTTTggtgaaaaaaattcaaaatcattaaaatatcCCATTTCAGCACTATAAAATGACAAACTTACCTAAAAATTACTCTTCCATTTTCTAAGTGTATGCAAATTAGAgttaaaaaaagagacaaaaaccCAAGCTGAATAgcagcattttgaaaatgtttttttctcactcAAGCTACTTTTTTCCCAGATCGTCTTACAGAGATAATATTTGGAATTTTGATTGTTCATTCCAAGTTAAgatgaaaaaattttttttgacttcttagaatttttttcaggATAGGAAAGCTATTTCCTGCCCATTACTAAGAATAATTGAAACCAGCTCTTCAATAACCATCCTTCTTATCAGAATTGTTGCCTTGTTGGAACTGTCCATTTGTTTTGTAACCAAGTTTCGTTTGGCTACCCCTGACTTGCATTTGACACATGTGTAGAGTAGAAGTTCAGGCCAGGAAACATAATTGATATATCAGAagccaagatttttttcttatttaatttgaTTCCTTTCATTCCTTTCTCACTGTCTCACCTAATTATaacagattttgttttatttgtctgCTATTTTTAGGGATATGAATTCTAAGAGTCACAATAATACTGGGATGAAATTATGAAGATGAAATCTGAAAGACTTGGAAAAGCTGCAATGTGTGTTCAAAACCAAAAGTCATGAAAAGGAAATGTGAACCGAAATGTAAACCTGTCTTCATGTTATgaataatatattaattatgTACAAACCTTTGACATATAAGGCAATGATAATTGTAGTGATTATTGTAGTACTTTACTTCAGTGGCAGTGTAATATAAATTCTATTTAGTTCTGTGTAACTCATATCCTGTTGGTTGTAAAACCTAATTTCAGAACAATGGCTGCATAATTGAAAGCATTTTAAGCAAAAGAAGCATAAAGATGCATGgttcaaataaaaagaaacctaCAATGTAAATAACAAACAGAAGCAGGATCAAAACCACCAGTAGCCTAAACAAAATCAAGTAAAATGTTGAGAAAGCACTTTTCCTGTTGTTTATGAGTCATGTTAGATATAAATCTCAAAGACAACTTGTCTCTGGTAGGTGGCTCCAACATCTCTTCTCCTGCTCACCAGCTAGTCCAGCTTTAAATTGATATTGGAATCACACACACATATAGGtcccttcagcagcagccaTTCAATGCTCAGTCTCTTCAATAGCTTGTATCCAGACAATATGTCTCTCCAGTTCCCACCCCTAGACCTGCATGTCAAGCAGACCACTCACTCAACTCACTCAACTCACCAACTAGCCCGGCTTGAGATTTGCTAGCAGATCATACACACATATGTTCACAGTGTCCATGCACACTCATACAGGAAAACATTCAATTATTGAGTTTAACAAGGACATGAGACCAGGAACAGGACATAGCCTGACTAAAATTAGTGGCAGCAGCTTGACTGCATGCAGTCAGTCTCTTTTatccctcctcttctccatttTCCTATGCTCATTCTCCCTCTTTCTGTCTTGATCCCTTCCTGTAACTGTCTTTTGTGCTCCCCTAAACATCCCAAAACAAGACTAGCACTTTCCCACATCCTTTACAGCATCCCATAATAAGTTTTATAAGATCCTACAAGCCCTCTCAAATATCTCATTGTTTTGCACTTTCCCATGAGATCCATGATACCAGATACAGAGCTCTGGCTGAACCTCCTCAAGTCATTGAGTGGCTCCTCTAGAGTCCCATAAGCAGTGATCTAAGAGTTCTGCTCTTTGTTACAGTTTTGTTATCTCCTCTTGCTCAAGGTTTCAGTATCTAAgagtttaatttattacttcTCCTGTCTCTTGTCTTACTTAGTCTTTTGTGCTGAATAACCATTAACCAGATATCCTTACATTCCACATTATCTTTAGAggaacctggaaaaaaaacctaatcAAATTGATCAGATAAATTCATAGTTGGGACAGAGCTTGAGTTGCCATTCCTCTACAAAGTTAATGAGGCTACTTGAAACACAACACTATTCATTCAACCTATAGCTGGTCTAATTCAACCCAAAGGAATCAGACCACTGTCCTGAGAATATCTATTCTCTCTACTCACTCATACTCAAAATAACAAAGAGATCtaaacagattaaaaacaaTGCGATTGCATCTTTTGAATGAAAGAATCCAAAACCAATCCCTGGGCTTCTCTCTAAGCCTCAGAAAACACTTTACCTAACAAGGTCTGGCAAAAGACCTGTTTTGCAGTATAACCTTTTGGTACTATGGACAAGTCCATGATGAAGGACACTGATCAACAGATTGTTGATCAGTGAAAGTCCAAGACACAGGATAAAAACCTGCCACAACAACAGGTGTTATTCTTTCTTGAGTCAGGAAAACTGGGATCTTTTAAGTGATTTACAGTCAAACGAACAGCGGAAGGAAATGCCCGGAACTTTGAGCTGTGTTTCTGGTCCTGCAAACCTCACTGCACATCATGTAAACCAAGAGTAAATAAGGTTTGTGAGAATCCCTGAGCAGCAATATAAGCTGCCTTTTTAAGGCACATATCACCTAGCAATAGGGAAAGGGTACACATCAATTGGCATTAATGATGGCTGCTATGGGAGGAAAGCAGAAGCCCAAATATTGGCCCAGCAGCAAGTACAATCAGGTGGTCCTCTTATTGCAAACTTCACAGCATGGATACAGGAGATGGCTGTTGATTTATTTTCCCTCAGCAGAAGAACAGCCAGGTGAAAACTACATAAAGGAGGAATTATGCTATGCTGTGCAAAATTTCTGTTTGGCTTGAGAGTATGTGAGTCAAGAAAACAATCACTGGATAGTGCAATGGGTGAAGAAGTGGCACAACAGGCAACACACATTGCTCTAGTTATCACTCACCAGATTATTTATTAtccatatataaatattattcatGAATTGTgaaaaagcaaggaaaggaCTCGAGTAAATCAACTGACAGACAATTGAGGCTTACTGGCATGAATTCCAGTAGGGTTCAGGTGCTCCCAGCCTTCCTTGCCATATAAGTAATATTTATGTCTATTATTAAAGTCTCCACGCAAAAACACCAGGCTTATTTTAGATTCTGACTTAAGCTTATAGAGAGGACAGCTGACAATCTACTGATTAATTTATAAGTCCAAGGGTTCATCATGTGGTCGATTTCAATATATCATTTGGATAGATTTAGTAGAATGTAAATTGACACTTTCTGTTTACCCTCAGAAGGAGCCAGACCTGGGAACCTGGCATTTGAAATCTGTCAATCTTAAGTTCCCTTCAACTGCTTTTGCAACTgccttttgcattttcttcaaaatattacaACTGGGCTAGCCTTAGCAATCACAGACCACTAGAAACTTTCAAACtctaaacattttaaaaattgcctCAGATTTAAGAGCAGCTACAAGCAGGAATTGGTAATGCTTTCTTTAGTGACAGCCACTAAAGTACATCTAGCGCAGATGCGTGGACAACCACAGATATCTGATTTGCATTTGTGCTGCTCTCCTGATCACACAAAGTGTAGAAGGGCTTCAGCTAGTGCCACTCAGATCTTTCGTAGCACAGAGTATGGATGAGAAAAATCTGTgcattaagaaagaaaagagaggctTATGGTATCCTTATGTGTATTTTATCTCAAGAACAACAGACAGTGTCAAataagtttttttcttcttttcatatCTATGTACATTTATCCTATACAGCAATTCGCCAAAAGGTCAGTCCTATGGCCTTACTCAGAACTGTATCCAACTAAAATTTTGgtgaaaaccaacaaaaaatggGTGTCTCTTACAGTTGCCATCCAAATTATTCACTTAGAGGCCTAAAGTTAACTGGTGAAATAAATATTCTAGACAGGCTTTCAGAAAACTTAAACAACTTTGTAGGCTACCATGGCATTTGTAATATTAGAAAAGTATATGGTTATAATAGTTTTCTAAAAACAGAAGGTATTAAATGCTGTTAAAGTTCATTCCATCC
This window harbors:
- the NPVF gene encoding pro-FMRFamide-related neuropeptide VF translates to MKVISTKKFILFALATVVFLTSTSMCLSEPMKSSLESREDDDKYYEIKDILEEKQRSLNFEEMEDWASKNTIKMNPFTVNKMPNSNLPLRFGRNYPEERSIKPFANLPLRFGRAFGDNIPYHAPKVSHRLGRSPLVRSSSQSLLNLPQRFGKSLTVNQESEPGI